The Chloroflexota bacterium genome contains a region encoding:
- a CDS encoding DNA primase: MSVVDDIKERLDIVEIISAYVPLKKTGRNYKGLCPFHQEKTPSFVVFPDSGTWHCFGACGTGGDIFTFIQKRENMDFSEALRLLAQRAGVSLTPPSAEAEAESQQRDRLRKINAVAAAYYHGLLLESEEARHARDYLERRGLSLETIKAFQLGYSRGEWRALGDHLTNRGYTWDDLLAAGLVISREGGGYYDRFRGRLMFPICDIRGHVIGFAARALDDSLPKYLNSPETPLFHKGSVLYGIDRAKDAIREANLAVIVEGYMDVLMAHQYGMRNVVAQMGTALTEQQIQVLKKLTKRLALALDADAAGDLATIRGVEVAKEAFDQEVVPVPTARGLIRYEGRLEAEILVITLPKGRDPDEVIHENPRAWQLLVDQALPVMDYYFQAMTSDLDTSTARGKAEAAARLLPAIAEIVDPVMQTHYLQQLARLVKVDEKTLRTQMRGSKRPGVPRAPVKRRGRLSAVPGVLRGLEKYFLQLLLYNSTSLKRADEALTKLGLPPIDEDDFLAVEYRVILTTIRQLAAGGEVKVSAIGEALPEPLRSVLDELLSTLEPLTQLDDETLEAAVTDCTLRLREERLKRQGKNLRFLIEDARAERNYEARREWGQQVNKVNEQLRCLQRAMDARTIFSRRRNSEGPWAVR; this comes from the coding sequence GTGAGCGTCGTTGACGACATAAAAGAGCGCTTGGATATCGTGGAGATTATTTCCGCCTACGTTCCGCTCAAGAAAACGGGTCGCAATTACAAAGGCCTCTGTCCATTCCATCAAGAAAAAACCCCCTCATTCGTCGTGTTCCCTGACTCAGGAACCTGGCACTGCTTCGGCGCGTGCGGCACTGGCGGCGATATTTTCACCTTCATTCAGAAACGCGAGAATATGGATTTCTCTGAGGCATTACGTCTCCTGGCCCAGCGGGCAGGAGTCAGCCTCACCCCGCCCAGCGCGGAGGCTGAAGCCGAGAGCCAGCAGCGCGATCGCCTGCGCAAGATCAATGCTGTCGCCGCGGCCTACTATCATGGATTGCTGTTGGAAAGTGAAGAGGCTCGCCACGCCCGTGATTATCTCGAGCGCCGAGGACTTTCGTTAGAGACTATCAAGGCGTTCCAGCTGGGATACTCCCGTGGCGAGTGGCGTGCCCTTGGAGATCACTTGACCAACCGGGGCTACACATGGGATGATCTACTAGCCGCCGGGCTAGTGATCTCCCGAGAAGGTGGCGGTTATTATGACCGCTTCCGCGGCCGATTGATGTTTCCCATTTGCGACATACGGGGCCATGTCATTGGCTTCGCCGCAAGAGCCCTGGATGATTCACTTCCCAAGTATCTGAACTCCCCTGAAACGCCCCTTTTCCACAAAGGCAGTGTACTCTACGGGATTGACCGGGCCAAGGATGCCATTCGCGAAGCCAATCTGGCCGTCATTGTCGAGGGCTACATGGATGTCCTCATGGCCCATCAGTATGGGATGCGTAATGTGGTTGCTCAAATGGGCACGGCACTGACTGAACAGCAGATCCAGGTGCTCAAAAAACTTACCAAGCGGTTGGCGTTGGCGCTGGACGCAGATGCTGCGGGTGATTTAGCAACTATCCGTGGGGTGGAGGTGGCCAAGGAGGCTTTCGACCAAGAGGTGGTTCCAGTACCGACGGCGCGGGGTCTGATCCGCTACGAAGGCCGGTTAGAGGCGGAGATCCTCGTCATTACCCTGCCCAAGGGGCGTGACCCCGATGAAGTGATCCATGAGAATCCAAGGGCTTGGCAGTTGCTCGTAGACCAAGCGCTACCGGTGATGGACTATTACTTCCAAGCGATGACTTCTGATCTGGACACAAGTACGGCACGAGGCAAAGCAGAAGCAGCAGCACGTCTTCTGCCGGCTATCGCCGAGATCGTTGACCCAGTCATGCAAACCCACTATTTGCAGCAACTCGCTCGCTTGGTGAAAGTGGATGAGAAAACCCTTCGTACCCAAATGAGGGGCAGCAAGCGGCCCGGAGTTCCGCGTGCCCCTGTGAAGCGACGAGGACGCCTGTCCGCAGTGCCAGGCGTGTTGCGAGGATTGGAGAAGTACTTCCTGCAATTGCTTTTGTATAATTCCACATCGCTCAAACGTGCCGACGAGGCATTAACGAAACTGGGACTACCACCAATTGACGAGGATGATTTCCTTGCAGTAGAATATCGAGTAATACTCACCACGATCCGGCAACTCGCTGCGGGCGGAGAAGTGAAAGTCAGCGCTATTGGCGAAGCACTACCGGAGCCTCTGCGTTCAGTGCTGGACGAACTGTTGAGCACTTTAGAGCCTCTTACTCAGTTGGACGACGAGACTCTGGAGGCCGCCGTGACTGACTGCACATTGCGGCTGCGCGAAGAAAGGCTGAAGCGCCAAGGCAAGAACCTTCGCTTCTTAATCGAGGATGCGCGTGCCGAAAGGAACTACGAGGCCCGGCGTGAGTGGGGCCAGCAAGTGAATAAAGTCAATGAGCAGTTGAGATGCCTTCAGAGGGCAATGGACGCCCGCACCATTTTCAGCAGGCGAAGAAATAGCGAGGGTCCCTGGGCTGTGCGATAA